The sequence below is a genomic window from Alphaproteobacteria bacterium.
TGGCCGAGACCGCAACCCCGTTATAGGTGGTGCGGCCGAGCTCCTCCGCGACGGCGACGGTGGCGAGACTGTCCATGGCGGTGCCGCCATAGGTCTCCGGATACCGGACCCCGAAAAGCCCAAGCTCGCCCATACGGCGAAACACGTCGCGGGGGATACGGCGGTCCGCCTCCCAGGCGCCGCCATTGGGTTCCACCTCGTCCTCGACGAATCGGCGAATTTGATCGCGGAGGATTTGGTGCTCGGTCGAAAAGTAGACGCTGTGATTCACGGCAATGCACTTATGAATAGGTTTAAATATGTCATTCAAGCCCCTCTTTTTTCAAATATTTTGGATTAGTTTCTCGGACCCGCTCCATGGTCGTCTGGACCAGGTGGTTGCGCACCTGTTCGCGCCGTGGCCGATCCGAAAGAAACGTACCCTTCCGGATATCGACCGCCAGCCGTCGATTGATACGGTCCAATTGGGTGGCGAGAGGTTCCTCGGTAGCCGGGGCCGACGGATAGAGCACCCGCAGTCGTTCCAGCTCGGCACGCAGAGGCGCATCGCCGCAAGCCAATTCCCGTTCGGCATTGGCAAGTGCGTTGGCGACCATCAACGCCGTATATCGGTATTTGTCCGCCATCTCCGGCAACAGCGTGTCGGCAAACGTCTGCCGCGCCACCGTGATCAAATCGGTCGAATTCGGTCGCGTTCGCATCTGGTTTCAGGGCCCGTTCCCAGATCGCCATTCATGATCCTACCCTTCCCTCGTCATATTCTTCGGTTAGCATGAGAATTTCCAGTTCGAGCTCGGGGACGATTCGCCCGGTCAGCGCCAGCTCAATCGACGTTTCTTCGCCGGAAAGGTGCCGCTGGGCCTGTTGCGCGGCCATGACCGCCCATCGAACATGGGCCATGACCTCCCAGAAATGAACCTGTCGCGGATCGATCTTTGCTCCGGATATGCCGCGGTATCCATCGTAAAACGCCTCGCGGGAGCCTATCCCGCCGGCCTCATTTTCGGCGGCGCCGAAACGCCAGCATTTAGCGCAGAACCAACCGATATCCTCGTGGCGATCGCTCCACCCGGCAAACTCCCAGTCGAGAATCGCGGTAAGACCGTCGTCATCGACCATGTAATTTCCGGTCCGGTAATCGTGGTGGGCCAGAACCAGTCCGCCCGCGGAGTCCGGAGCGTGGGTGTTGGCCCAGGTCAGGCCCCACTGAATGGCCGCATAGACCTCCGGGAGTTTGTCGAGGTAGCCCTGGAATTTATCGATGGCGTAATGGGCCGGGTCGGGCACGGGTTGCGGAAGGAAG
It includes:
- a CDS encoding phosphotransferase family protein: MGLDTASGRDALERFAAEQTGARNVTTTRLERLSGGAIQENWAWDVIFDGGSIPGELAAVVRTDAISGVSESLSRLEEFTVIKAVHTAGVTVPEPLWACADPANGERSFFVMRRVSGTAAGHRIARDGGPGGNHHALTRRMGEELARIHSVTPPRAELAFLPQPVPDPAHYAIDKFQGYLDKLPEVYAAIQWGLTWANTHAPDSAGGLVLAHHDYRTGNYMVDDDGLTAILDWEFAGWSDRHEDIGWFCAKCWRFGAAENEAGGIGSREAFYDGYRGISGAKIDPRQVHFWEVMAHVRWAVMAAQQAQRHLSGEETSIELALTGRIVPELELEILMLTEEYDEGRVGS